GAGGCCGACGCGGCCAGGGCGAAGGGACTCGCCGAGGCCGAGGGAATCCGGGCCAGGGCGGCAGCACTGGCCGAGAACCAGGAGGCCGTGGTCGCCCAGCAGTTGGCCGAGAACTGGCCCGAGATCGTCGACGCGGGCGCCAAGGCCTTCAGCAACATCGACAATCTGGTGGTGCTCAACGGCGCCGACGGGATGTCGGAGCTGTTCGGCAAGGCGCTGTCCCTCGGCGGCACCGGTCTCGGCCTCGCCAAGACGCTGATGCAGTCGATGCAGAACGAGACCGCCACGGAGACGGCCACCCAGAACGGAACCGTGCACACGATCCCGGTGGAGCGCGACGAGCAGCCCAGCAAGAACTAAAGGCGCGGCCGGCACCGACCGGCCGGACGACATCGACGCGGCGTTCACCGGTCCGGTGAACGCCGCCTCGGCGTTGGTCCCTCGTCGGCGGCCTCCTCGGCGGCCGGGGCTGGTCGTCGGGAGCCCGAAGTCACCACCGCTCATGCGGCGCGGGACGACGCGTTCTGGTCCGCACGCACCAACCCTCGCAGCCCCGGCGACCCCCTCGGCCCGACATCCCGCGGACGTCGGGCCGCGCGGCCCTGCAACCGCTCCTCGCGGGCGAGAACGCCCCGTCGCGGCCTCAGTGCCCCTCCGGAGGCGGCTCCTCCGGGTCCTCCGGTCGTGCCCGGTAGGCGACGGCCGGGTCGTCGTCGGCGGGCGGCTCCGGATCGCGGGACTCCTCCGCCCGCGTGCTGCGGTTCGCCCTCGTCAGGCCCTCCACCTCACTGCTCAGCTCGTCGTCCAGCCGGGCACCGTGCTTGTCGCTTCCCCGTTGCACCATGGTGGTCTCCTCAGCTCGTCTGCTGTCGGTTCCCCGGACCTCTCCTACGCCGGGTCAGGCCCGGGTGCGGCTCTCGGCCCGCAGGCCCGATCGGGCGCAGCGAAGGTCACCGGGGCATCGGGAATCGGAGCACCGCGCCGACGCCGTCTGGCACGGCACTCACCGGGTCGATGACGAACAGGTGAGCGTCGGTCGCGGCGGCGGCCAGGGCCACGGCGGAGTCGACCCGGCCCACGCCGAGGTCGTCGTCCCCGCCGTCGGTGCGGTGCGCGTCTCGGAAGCGGATGTCGGTGACGTCGTCGCCCACGGTCACCTCGCGGTCCATGCCGTCGGAGGGCAGCAGGATCGTGTCGACCGCGCCTGCCTGGAGCGCGGCCACGACTCGTTCCGGCCCGCTCACGGCCAGGCCCTGCCCGGCGGCCAGCTCCGCCTGGAACCGTTCCACCACCTGGCCGGCCTCGTCAGCCAGGAACTCGGCAGCCAAGCGCTGGATCTCCTCGGCCAAGGCCGTCCGGTCGGACCCGGCAGCGCGGCCGCCGTGCTCGGCCTCCACGGCGATCGATTTGCTCCGTGCAGGCAGCGCGGCGAGCACCTCGGTGCGGGCCTGCACCTCCCCCGCGATCACGATCAGCCTGGTGCCGATCTCGGCGGCGGCTCGGTCCACCTCCCTGGCGATCTCGGCGGCGTTGTGCGCGGCGGTGTTCTCGACCCGGCGCTGCACTCGATTCTGCGACCAGCCCAGACCGCGCACCTTGTGCACCGGGCGATCCTCGCCCTCCACGGTTCGATCGGTGCGCCAGCCGCCGTCTCGGACGTGCACCCCGATGTCGGCGCCGATCCGGTCGACGACGGCGACCACCACCGGCTCCTCGGCCGCGACGGCCGCCACCAGCGGGAAGACGTCGGGGACGCGGGAATAGGCGGTGATCGTGTTCTCGGGCGGCTCGGCAATCAGCCGGTCGAGCAGGACCGTGCCGTTCTGTGCCACCACGGCGCGGCCCGCGCGGCCGACGGCCCAGGGCTCCGACTCCAGCGCCTCGTCCACGGCGGACAGCGTGGCCGCGTCCACTCCCCGATCGGCCAGCTCCTCCTCGATCGCCCGCCTTCGCAGCGCGATCGCGCGATAGGCCTCCTCGGTGTCGCGGGTGACGTCGAGATATGCCACCGCGCACGGACCCGACCTCGTGGCGAGTTCTCGCAGCAGGCCCAACTCCATCTCTTCACACTCCCCATCCGGTCATCGACTCTTCGCTCGGACGTTCCTGCTCACATACCCCGATGGAGCGACCACCACACGTGGCGGCGAAGGCGAGGCCTGCGGGGCGCCGGTACGCGACGAATGGACCGGCATCGCAGGGGGTACCCCCGTCGGATGCAGCCGCCGATCCAGGAGGAGCGCGATGAGCGAACGCCACCAGCCCGAGCTGCCGCAGCCCGGCGCCAGTGACCAGGAGCTCCTGTCGGTGTCGGAGGAGCTGGACGAGGACGAGCTCGACGTCGACCCGCTGGAGAAGGGCGTCGAGCCGCCGGAGCGCTGGTCCAGAACGACCGCGACCGGGGTGACGCCACGCGAGATGGTCGAGGGGGAGACGCTCGATCAGCGCCTCGCGGCCGAACAACCGGAGCGGCCGCGTGACGATGCGCCGGACTGGCCGCCCGCCGACGTCCCGATGGAGGATCTCGACACCTCGGTCGACGACGAATCCGTCGACTACCCGCTTGATCAGGGCACGATCAGTCAGGGTGACGTCGATTTGAAGGAGGGGGTCGAACCGGACGAGGGGATGGAGCTCGAACCCTCCGATGCCGGGCCGACCGGCGAGGCCGCCGAGGACTTCCCGGCGTGGCGGGGCGAGCCGTCCGAGACCGCGGAAGAGTCGTCGATCCACCCCGTCGCCGAGCCGGAGTGACCGACCGGGTCGACCCGCTGATCGGCCCGGCCCGCCAGGCCCGCCACAGGCCCGCCTGCGACGCCGAGGGGGACGGCACCGCAGGCGGGCGGCTCTTGCACGCTTTCGTCGAGGTCAGCTCGTGCGCAGGATCTCGCGGAGGACCTGCGGGTAGTCGGTGATCACGCCGTCGACGCCCAGTTCGACCGCCGCACGCATGTCGGACTCCGCATTGACGGTCCAGACGTTGATCTCCAGCCCGAGTGCATGCACCTGATCGACGAGCGCCTGATCGGTCAGCGTGTAGCGGGGGTTGGCCTGCTGTGCCCAGGTGGCCGCCTCGGCCAGCTCGGCGTCCGTGGGACGGGCGCTGAAGAGCAGCCCGACCGGAACCCTCGGCAGCTCGGTGTGGAACTCGCGGGTCTCATCGTGATCGAAGGACTGCACGACCAGCGAGTCGGTGGCCACCGCACGCCGCAGGTAGCCGGGGATCTCCCGAAGCCCGTCGGCCACCGCCTGGCCGAGCCCCTCCTCGCCCTCGCACACCTTCACCTCGAGCAGCAGGTCCGTGCGCGGCCCCAGCGCCCGGATTCCCTCGCGCAGGGTAGGAATCGGCTCGCCTTCGAACTCCGGCGACAGCCAGGAGCCCGCGTCGAGTCGAGTCAGCTCGTCGGCGGTGAAGTCGCTCAGCGCGTAGGACTCGCGATCGGGGAACACCTCCTCGACGTCGGTCGTCCGCTCCAGCGTGCAGTCGTGCAGGAGTACCAGCTCGCCGTCGGCCGTGCGCTGCACGTCCACCTCGACGGAGTCGGCGCCCTGCGCGCGCGCCGTGGTGATCGCCGCGAGGGTGTTCTCGGGGGCGACGCCGGAGGAGCCTCGGTGGGCGATCACGTCGGGCTGTCCGGAGTCGCCCTTCTCGCCGGCCGCAGCGGTTGCGATCGGCGCGGTCAGGCCCGCGACGAGCAGAGAGATCACCAGGGCCGGTCGTGCCGACCGGGCGGAGAGACGCATGGGGGTTCCTTTCGACGAGCCGTCGCGGCGGGGTGCCACCGGAGGTCACCCTGACAGACGCGTTACCGGATCGACACCCCCGAAGTCGATCTCCGCCGTTGATCGGCCGTCCCTCCCCGGTCCGTGGTCCGAGCAGGCTGGATCGACGAATCCGCAGGCAGCAGGCCTTCCGCCGCAGGAAGCGGCCTTGGCGGGCTCGTCGCGGCGGGCGGGCGCGGGTCGACATCAGACGTCTCGCAGAGTTCGCGTTCCGGACGATCGGCGTTGGTCGAACGGACGCCGGGCCACGGCTGATCGGACGCCGTGACACCGGATCGGCTGCCGATGCCTGCGGCCGTCCGACGCCGAGACCGGCACCGTGCTCCGGATGTCGAACCCGCCCGCCGCGACCCCGTGCGGCGCGCGGCCTCGGCGCAACTGCGGCGCGAGCGAGCGCGGCCCACCCGGCAGGATTCGATAGCCGGGATGGCAAGTAAACAGACCGGTGAGTCTCTGCGGCCGCACGACTGCGTCCACAGGGGCCAGCCGGGGTGCGCGTCGGGCTGATCGAGCCGCGCCGGTCAGCCGACGAGCGCGGCGACCCTGGTGCGGATCTCGTCCAGCGTGGGCGCGAAGACGTCACCGGGGCACTGCGTGACCGACCAGTCGCGATGCCCGGAGATGGTCGGCACCGTCCTGGACGCGTCGCCGGTCGGACTCGCATAGTGCGTGGTGCCGGTCGGGTCGAGCCCGCACAGCAGGCACAGCGCGGCGAGCGTCTCCACGAGGGCGTCCACCGCCGCCTCGGCGGGCGGCTCCACGGTGAAGTCACCGAGCAGGCAGACACCGATGTTGCCCGCGTTGTGACTCCCGACGTGCCCGGCGAGGACGGAGCGCGCCGCGCCCACCGAGGGAATGCCGTCGAAGACCGGCATCGTGTCCGAGCCGGAGAACCGGCCCTCGTAGACCTGGCCTTCCGGGTCGATCAGCAGGTGGTATCCGAGATCGCCCCAGGCCCGGTCCACCGCGTGAAACCGATAGATGGCCCGGACCGAGGCAGTCCGGTCCGCTTCGAGTTCGATGGCGGAGTGGTGCACGGTCAGACACTGCACCGGATTGAACGTGGCGGGCCAGGTGCGCAGGGACTCGTCGGCTCCCCAGCCCGCGCGGCTGATGGCCTGGAGCGTCGCACCCGGCATCGGCAGCAGCCGGGGGGCCGAGGTGTCGGCGGCGGCGGGTCCCGCAAGCACGGCCACCGGCTCGAACGGACCGACGCCGTCGTCGATCTCCACCTGGAACCCTGTCGCACCCGAGGGGGCGAGCACCAGATCCGACGCCGAGGCGGGCACGTGGTCGGGGGCCTCGGCCGAGGGGCGCAGCGCCTGCCATGGCCCGAGTCTTCCGTTCGTCTCGAACCGGACCCGGCCGATCGTGGTGCGTCCCGACTCGTCGATCCTGGTTCCGGCGTCGGCGGGGAACAACACGCCGACGTGGTCGAAGGCCTCGGGTCGGATGACGGCGTCGGAGTCGGGTTCGAGCCCGGTCCCCGATGTCTGAGCGTCCGGGGCTCCACCGATCGGTGCGGCAGTGACCGGAGCGGCGGCGAACGCGGCTCCCGGCGACCCGACGACCATCCAGGCTCCGACGCTCAGAGCGGCGGTCAGCATCTCGCGGCGAGTGGGCACGGCTCTCCTTCAGGTCGAGAGGTGAAGGCATGTCGTGGTCAGGAAACCCGCGGCGACAGATCGAATCAACTACGACAATTCCTTGTGAATCAATCTCGACGAAAACCCCCTGTCCGAGTGGCAGATATCCACTCGGACAGGGGGTTTCGGATGTTCAACGAGTATGCAAGCGCCTAGTGGTACTCATCAGAACTCATCAGGCGGGCCGAGGCCAGAACGATGCGGCGCCTCCGTCCTCAGAGGCTAGTTCGCGAACGGAATGCGCAATTCGGAGATGAGCCCCTCCGTCGCCGTCGCGGCCACCCGCAGATCGGTCGGTCCCTGGCCGATGGCGTTCCAGACCTCGATCCGCACCGTTCCCGAGTCCAGATCACCAAGACTGCCGCTCTGACTCACCAGAACAGCGCCGGGGCCGTACTCCTCCCAGCCCGCCACCGGATCGGTGGCGAAGTACCCGTAGGTCTCGGCCCGGTCCTGCGTTCCGTCTCCGTCGAGGTCGTAGCTCACGCGAAGCTGCGTGCCGTTGCCGACGATCGCTCCCGCATCGAGGAACAGGGAGAACTCGGTCCTGCCCCCGTCGAACGCGGCGGTCAGTCCGTCGACCTCGTACACCAGCGGCTGATGCGGCGTTCCATCGTGATTGCCGCCCGCCGCCGAGGCGATGACGTCGGTCGCGGCGCCGGTGCCGGGCGTCCGGTTCAGCCCGTTGCCGCCCAGGTAGAGCCTGCCGTCCACGAGGTCGCCGGGCTCACCGGGCTCTTCGGGCTCTTCGGGCTCTTCCGGTTCCTCTGGCTCCTCGGGGCCGCCCCCGCCGCTGCCGGTGGTGGAGGCGAGGCTGCCTGCGGGCACGTCCAGGGTGGCGCCGTCGGAGAAGGTCACCGTCCTGGCCGAGGAGTCGGGGTTGAAGGCGGTGTAGGTCCGCTGCCCGCCCTCAGCGAAGACGGCGTAGTGCGCCGCGTCCGAGGTCACCGAGGCGTCGACGTTGCCGACCTCGGCCAGCGTCGACACCCACTGGTAGGTGTGTGCCTTGGACGAGCCTGCCTCGGGCTCATAGGTCTGCCACTGCGACTCGAACGCGGCCAGTCCCGAGGCCGGGTCCCCCATCGCCTGGTAGGCCCAGTGGATGTCGCGCCATACCTGGGGTTGGCCGCCGATCCGGTCGACCAGCGACTGGTGCATCGCCTGCACGTGCTCGGGCCGGTGGCCGTGGTAGAGCGAGGAGGCGGTGATCGGCAGGTAGTTGATGCCGTAGTGCTCCTCGTCGGAGCCGTCCCACCAGATCCCGTAGTCGCCGCCGTCGCTCCACACCATGCCGACCACGTCGGCCGCGTAGTCCTCGGGGAAGGTGTCCGAGTCCGCGTTCTGCCAGTACGGCGCGACGGTGCTGGCCTGCGTGGTGTGCAGATAGACGCCGAGGTCGCGGATCTCGTCGTCGCCGGTCAGCGAGCCGAAGAGTGCGACCGCACCCGCGAAGTGCATGCCCTCCGAGGACGACTCCTGGTTGTTTCCGGAGCCGAAGCCCGCGTGACCGGACGCCCAGCCGTGTCCCGCATAGGGAGAGAACGCGCGCAGCAGCGGGAACCGGTCATCGGTCCGATCCCAGTTATTGGCGTCCTTGATGACCAGTTTGACCATGCCGCCCCACTGGTCGTCCTCGGCCCAGGCCGGGTCGTACCGGGCGAGGGTGGCTGCGGCGGTGACGAAGTAGCCGAAGTGGAAGTCGTGGTCGTTGAGCTCCTGATCGGCGCCGAAGCTGGCCGGGTAGCCGGTCAGTGCGCCCCACTCCTCGTCATAGCGGAAGAGCGCCGAGTCGCCGGGGCCGGAGTAGGTGAGCCAGTCCTCCATCTTGCCGCGCACCAGGTCGAGCAGCTGGTCTCGGCCCTCGGCGTAGCCGATGGAGTCGGCGATCGGCACGAGCTGCGACAACCTGCCCAGTGCCTTGCCGACCCAGTAGGTGTCGGTCGAGCCGCGCCACGGGTCCTCGTGGTCGATCTCCTCGTCGATGAGCTGACGAAGGCGGTCGTGGTCGGCGGAGTCCACCGTCGGCAGGCTCGGCAGGATTCCGTTGGCGGGCAGCGCGGTGCTGAAGCCCGTGCCCTCGACCACCCGCATCTCGCCGCGCGGCGAGGCGTAGGTCAGGTCCGTCACGTCGGTCGTCGTGTTCTTCCACTGATGCGGGTACAGCGCGACCAGGGTGCCGGTCTGCGATCCTTCCTTCGCCTCGGTCTGCACCTGGAAGTCGGTGGTCAGCGAGGCGCCTGACTCGTCGTAGTCCCAGTTCACGGTGGTGCCGGTGACGAACGAGTAGGCATAGTCCTGGAAGGTGGGCAGGTCGGCCGGATCGGGCAGCACCGCGACGGAGAAGTAGCCGTCGCCGCCCAGGTCGGCGGTGAAGGCGTTGCCGGACTCGCTCCAGCTGGAGTTCGACGGCGCGAACAGCGCGTAGTGGTTGCCGTTGACCGTGGCCCCGACGACGCCGCCTTCCTGGTGCCAGACCTCGGGAGGCGCGCTGAACTCGACGTCGGCCGGTCCGCCGCTGCCCTCCGCGTACACGAAGGGCAGGCCGTGGCCGATGGTGGTCCGCAGCTCACGGGTGCCGTCCGACCAGTACGGGGTCACGGTCCAGTCGCTGTAGGAGTCCACCCGGGTGTCCGGCGAGGCGAGGCCGGAGAGGCCGAGTCTCAGGTCCTCCTGAAAGCTGTACTCGTATTTCGGGGCGGTCCCCACGATGCTCGACGAGCTCGGGTAGCCCACGGCGAGGCCGTCACCCCAGGCGTGGAACGCCAAGGGGTGCGGGAACATGTTCTCGCCGTGCGGGTTGTCCGGCGCGTATCGCTGGAAGATCAGCGAGGACCACCAGTCGTTGGTCGGCGCGGGCCCGGTGAAGTCGTCGGTGACCTTCGGGGAGACCGGCTGCCCCTGGATGTTCGACGGTCCGAGCGCCCCGGCAGGCAGGTCCGTGGTGTAGCTGCCTGCGCCGATCGACACGGTCTCGGCTGATGCCGTGCCCTGCACGAGCACGAGGATTGAGACGGCTAACGCGGATGTGGTCACCGCTGCCAGCCATTTGGGCAACGTCGCCCTGGCCATGGTCCGACCTCCTGGTCGTCGCGATCCCTCGCGGACGATCGACCGTCACGGCCGGGCGAAGGAGATTCGCCTGCGCATGTGATCGTCCGACGGGTTCTCGGGTCTGACTCGCCACCTGCGCCGGCTCTGTGAGAGCGCTCTCTCAGCGAGGTGGGGAAAGTTAACAACGAGATCACGAGCACGGTCAATGGGCCGAACGGCGTAGCCCTGCAACGCCGAGTACGCCGCCGAGGACAGAAGGCCGCCCGGGGACAAACCTCGCGACCAGGCGATTCGTCGCCGATGACGGTCGCCTGCGACACGAACGGAGCAACGCCGAATCCCGACGCACGAGATCACAGATTCGGACTCTTCGGGCGGAATAGGGGCAGAGACGCTACCGAAGACGCCTGCGCGCCGAGGCCGCCCGACAGGAAAGGCCCGGCCGTCGTCGAGCGTCAGCCGAGCCGATCGGACTTGACGGCACCAAGGAACGCACCGAAGGCGACGCGAGAGACGACGAGCGTGCCGCCCGCCCGATTCTTCGTATCGCGGATACCGAGGACGCCCGGAGCCTGACCGACCTCGACGCAGGAATTGGCTCCCGCGCTGCGGCTGGACTTCCGCCACCGGCCGATGTCGTCTCTGATCACGTCATCCCTCCATCTCGGACAGACGCTGCCTGATGAGGCGCAACGATTCCCGCTCACTGAGCACGGTGGCACTCAGGCTAGCGGCAGCTCGCGCGTAGCCCGCCACCTGCGCGGCATCCACGACGAACATCACGCTCAGAAGGCTGTCCAGCGCGACGAGGGGAACGGCCACCGGGAACTCGAAGAGCTGGAACTTGGCTTCGTTCGCCGGTGTCCAACCGGAGTCGGCAGGGATGATCCTGATCGACACGTTGTCCCAGCGCGCGAGGTTGACAAGGTGGCGAAGCTGCCCACGCAGCACCTCATAGCCGCCGATCGGCTGCCGCAGGACTCCCTCGCCGATGATCGCGGTCAGCTGCACCGGCCTGGCACCCTGAAGCACCTCGGCACGCCCGACCCGTAGTTTCACTCGATAGTCGATCTCCGAGGTGGGGACCTCCGCCGCCGTCATGATCGCCCTGGCGTAGTCACCGGTCTGCAACAGACCCGGAACCATCAACGGCGAGACGTCGACGATCCGGCCGGCGGTCCGCTCGTAGTGCAGCAGCGAGTGGATCTCCTTGTCGACCCCCGGGATGCCGGTGGAGAGCTGGCTCGCCGACTGGGCGTCGTCCAGGACACGAAGGACCCGATCCCGCTCCTCGGCCGGAACACCCAGCACCGTCAGGTAGGCGTTCGCGTCCTTCGCGCTCGGCACCCGAGTTCCCTTCTCCCATCGCGCGATCGCGGTCTGCGGAAGGTCGAGCAGTTCGGCGAGCCGTCGCTGACTCATCTTCGGCACTGCTCTGCGGTGCCTGGCCAGCTCGGCGCCCGCAGCCTGGGCCATCGGGTTCAACAATGCTCGCGCCATGCGTGAACTCTACGGAGTGCGACGGCGGTACGACGCACCGCCACGATGGACGGACACGCCGTCGCGGCGGCCCGCCATCGACGACGGATCACCCGATTGAGCACTGTCTGATTGAGTCAGACTCAGACAGACTAAGTCTGACTCAATCGGAAGGGTTCGACTGAACGGGGTGGAAGCATGTCCGGAATCAGTGTCGATGCGTGGGTGAAGCTGGAAGGCGGCTGTCGTGTCTCCGTCGACATCGTCGGCGACGAGGCACAGATTCGATTCGGCGCGGTGCGATCGGACGGGATCGATCTGATCGCGACGGAGGAGGGCTTGGAACAGCTCGTCGAGACCAGCGCGGCGGCGCTGGCCGAGCTGCGGGCGAAGCTGGACGAGTATGAGAAGGCCGAGGCCGCAGCCGAGTCTCCGGCGGCCTGATCGGGCGAAGATCGTCGAGACCCCGCCTGCGGGACCGGGCTCCGCCGGCCGGTCCGGCAGCAGGCAACGGCGGCCCCTTCCGACCCGAAGGGGCCGCGACGACTGTGATCATCGCCCGGCCGGGCGGTCGATCCGCGCTGGACAGGGCCGCGGACTGAGACCACGTCCACGACCAGAACTGCCGGACGTCCGGGGCGGCCCTCCACGGGCCGCTCTCAGACGGCTCGACGGGGGCCTCGGACACGGCGCTTCGTCACGACGGCGACGCTTCGAGGGGCGGGGCGGCCTCGCCGCAAGCCGAGCCGCCCCGAGACCAACCAGGCCCACCCGGACAAGCAGCCGGACCGGTGTCCTGACTTGCGCACCGAACCAGTGAAAATGCACATTACGTACATGACCAGCGTCGAGATGGCCGTGACTGACGCACGTAACGAACTCGGACCAGTGACGAACCGTGTCAGCTACGGCGGCGAAACGGTGTACTTGACCAAGCATGGCCGCAGGGCGGCAGCTTTGGTGCCGGTCGCCGCAGCTGAACTGCTCGAAGACATCGAGGATCTGCTGGACGGCGAGGCCGTCGAAGCCATCCGACGCCGCTTGGCCGACGGCACCGAAGGCACCGTTCCCTTCGTGCGACGTACGGAGCGCCGGGATTCCTGAGTGTCACAGGAGATCACCTTGACTGCTGCGGCAGACAAGTATTTGAAGAGACTTGAGAAGCAACAACGCAAGCACGCCGAGAACATCGAAGACGCCATCGAGGACCCCTCCGAAGATCCCCGCCCGCATGGCTGCACCGCGCTGTCCAGTTACCTGGCGTTCTCCGTATTCGAGTCGGCGACCATCGCCTCTGCTACACCATCGACGATGGGAAGCTGCTGATCCTGATCATCACCATCAGTACGCGGGCCGACGTCTACCAGCTCGTCCGCCGATACTTCGGCCGATGACCACAGAGTGGTACAGCACCGTCACGACCACTCCTTGCCAGGACGAGACGGTGACCCCGCTCTCGGCCAGGGTCGCCGTCTCGTCCTGAAGTACTCCGTCGTGCCGTGATCACGGCTCGCGAACGGAGCATCCGGTCAGGCCCGCAGCATCTCCGCGACCAGGAAGGCCAGTTCCAGGGACTGCTGCGTGTTCAGTCGGGGGTCGCAGGCGGTCTCGTAACGACCCGCGAGGTCGGAGTCGGTGATGTCCTGGGCGCCGCCGAGGCATTCGGTGACGTCCTCGCCGGTGAGTTCGATGTGGATGCCGCCGGGGTGGGTGCCCAGTCCGCGATGCACCTCGAAGAAGCCCTGCACCTCGTCGACGATCCGGTCGAAGTGGCGGGTCTTGTAGCCGGTGCTCGACTCGTGGGTGTTGCCGTGCATCGGGTCGCACTGCCAGATCACCTTGTGCCCGGAGGCGGTGACCTTCTCGACGATCGGCGGGAGGATGTCCCGCACCTTGGCGTTGCCCATCCGGCTGATCAGGGTCAGCCTGCCGGGGATGCCTTCCGGGTTGAGCCGTTCGACGTACTCGACGGCCAGTTCCGGCGTGGTCGTCGGACCGATCTTGAGTCCGATCGGGTTCGCCAGCAGCTCGGCCAGCGCGATGTGCGCGCCGTCGAGCTGCCGGGTGCGGTCGCCGATCCAGAGGAAGTGCGAGGACAGGTCGTACAGCTTGCCGTCGTCGAGCCGCAGCAGTGCGCGCTCGTAGTCCAGCAGCAGCGCCTCGTGGCTGGCGAACAGCTCCACGGTCTGGAGGTTGGAGTCCTGCACGCCGCAGGCCGCCATGAACCGCAGGCCCCGGTCGATCTCGTTGGCGAGCGCCTCGTACCGCTCACCGGCCGGGGAGTTGAGCACGAAGTCCTTGTTCCAGTCGTGCACCTTGGTCAGCCCGGCCATGCCGCCGCCGGTGAGGGCCCGGACCAGGTTCATCGCCGCGCCCGCGTTCGCGTAGGCGCGGATCATCCGAGAGGGATCGGCGACCCTGGCCTCCGGCGAGGCGACCAGCGAGTTGACGATGTCGCCCCGGTAGGACGGCAGGCCCAGCGCGTCGATGCCTGCGGAACGCGGCTTGGCGTACTGACCCGCGATCCGGCCGAGCTTCACGACCGGCATGCTCGCGCCGTAGGTCAGCACCACGGCCATCTGCAGCAGGGTGCGGATGTTCGCCCGGATATGCGGCTCGTTGTTGCTGGCGAAGGTCTCGGCGCAGTCACCGCCCTGCAGGAGGAAGGCCCGGCCCTCGGCGACCTCGCCGAGCTGGGTGCGCAGCCGATCGACCTCGGCGGGGACGGTGATGGGCGGCACGCTCTCCAGCACGGCGCGCACCTTGCCGACCGCCTCCGGGTCGGGCCATTCGGGCTGTTGGGCGGCAGGCTTCGACAACGCCACGTCCAGCCGGTCCCGAAGCTCTGCGGGAAGCGGGGGCAGCGACGGAAGGGTCTCGACCGGTACGTCGACGGTCCATATCACAAGACCCAGCCTAGCGGTCGGACTCGCCGACCTTCGGCGACCATCGTCGCCGCCCAGGGACCGGCGGAGGGCGGCCCGTCGGGCACATCCGACACGCCCATGCGCGATTTCACCGGCCGAAGAGGCAGCAATGACTGCCCGTAGAGGCAAGGCGTGAAGGCGAACAGCGGATTGGCGCACTGCGGTCCTACCATCCCCGATCACGGTTGATCAGGTGTCGTCGTC
The Actinoalloteichus fjordicus DNA segment above includes these coding regions:
- a CDS encoding glycosyl hydrolase, with the protein product MARATLPKWLAAVTTSALAVSILVLVQGTASAETVSIGAGSYTTDLPAGALGPSNIQGQPVSPKVTDDFTGPAPTNDWWSSLIFQRYAPDNPHGENMFPHPLAFHAWGDGLAVGYPSSSSIVGTAPKYEYSFQEDLRLGLSGLASPDTRVDSYSDWTVTPYWSDGTRELRTTIGHGLPFVYAEGSGGPADVEFSAPPEVWHQEGGVVGATVNGNHYALFAPSNSSWSESGNAFTADLGGDGYFSVAVLPDPADLPTFQDYAYSFVTGTTVNWDYDESGASLTTDFQVQTEAKEGSQTGTLVALYPHQWKNTTTDVTDLTYASPRGEMRVVEGTGFSTALPANGILPSLPTVDSADHDRLRQLIDEEIDHEDPWRGSTDTYWVGKALGRLSQLVPIADSIGYAEGRDQLLDLVRGKMEDWLTYSGPGDSALFRYDEEWGALTGYPASFGADQELNDHDFHFGYFVTAAATLARYDPAWAEDDQWGGMVKLVIKDANNWDRTDDRFPLLRAFSPYAGHGWASGHAGFGSGNNQESSSEGMHFAGAVALFGSLTGDDEIRDLGVYLHTTQASTVAPYWQNADSDTFPEDYAADVVGMVWSDGGDYGIWWDGSDEEHYGINYLPITASSLYHGHRPEHVQAMHQSLVDRIGGQPQVWRDIHWAYQAMGDPASGLAAFESQWQTYEPEAGSSKAHTYQWVSTLAEVGNVDASVTSDAAHYAVFAEGGQRTYTAFNPDSSARTVTFSDGATLDVPAGSLASTTGSGGGGPEEPEEPEEPEEPEEPGEPGDLVDGRLYLGGNGLNRTPGTGAATDVIASAAGGNHDGTPHQPLVYEVDGLTAAFDGGRTEFSLFLDAGAIVGNGTQLRVSYDLDGDGTQDRAETYGYFATDPVAGWEEYGPGAVLVSQSGSLGDLDSGTVRIEVWNAIGQGPTDLRVAATATEGLISELRIPFAN
- a CDS encoding type II toxin-antitoxin system RelE family toxin, translating into MRVGDHRLCYTIDDGKLLILIITISTRADVYQLVRRYFGR
- a CDS encoding DUF397 domain-containing protein, whose translation is MIRDDIGRWRKSSRSAGANSCVEVGQAPGVLGIRDTKNRAGGTLVVSRVAFGAFLGAVKSDRLG
- a CDS encoding glycerophosphodiester phosphodiesterase, with amino-acid sequence MRLSARSARPALVISLLVAGLTAPIATAAAGEKGDSGQPDVIAHRGSSGVAPENTLAAITTARAQGADSVEVDVQRTADGELVLLHDCTLERTTDVEEVFPDRESYALSDFTADELTRLDAGSWLSPEFEGEPIPTLREGIRALGPRTDLLLEVKVCEGEEGLGQAVADGLREIPGYLRRAVATDSLVVQSFDHDETREFHTELPRVPVGLLFSARPTDAELAEAATWAQQANPRYTLTDQALVDQVHALGLEINVWTVNAESDMRAAVELGVDGVITDYPQVLREILRTS
- a CDS encoding type II toxin-antitoxin system prevent-host-death family antitoxin, whose protein sequence is MTSVEMAVTDARNELGPVTNRVSYGGETVYLTKHGRRAAALVPVAAAELLEDIEDLLDGEAVEAIRRRLADGTEGTVPFVRRTERRDS
- a CDS encoding helix-turn-helix domain-containing protein → MARALLNPMAQAAGAELARHRRAVPKMSQRRLAELLDLPQTAIARWEKGTRVPSAKDANAYLTVLGVPAEERDRVLRVLDDAQSASQLSTGIPGVDKEIHSLLHYERTAGRIVDVSPLMVPGLLQTGDYARAIMTAAEVPTSEIDYRVKLRVGRAEVLQGARPVQLTAIIGEGVLRQPIGGYEVLRGQLRHLVNLARWDNVSIRIIPADSGWTPANEAKFQLFEFPVAVPLVALDSLLSVMFVVDAAQVAGYARAAASLSATVLSERESLRLIRQRLSEMEG
- a CDS encoding baeRF2 domain-containing protein; the encoded protein is MELGLLRELATRSGPCAVAYLDVTRDTEEAYRAIALRRRAIEEELADRGVDAATLSAVDEALESEPWAVGRAGRAVVAQNGTVLLDRLIAEPPENTITAYSRVPDVFPLVAAVAAEEPVVVAVVDRIGADIGVHVRDGGWRTDRTVEGEDRPVHKVRGLGWSQNRVQRRVENTAAHNAAEIAREVDRAAAEIGTRLIVIAGEVQARTEVLAALPARSKSIAVEAEHGGRAAGSDRTALAEEIQRLAAEFLADEAGQVVERFQAELAAGQGLAVSGPERVVAALQAGAVDTILLPSDGMDREVTVGDDVTDIRFRDAHRTDGGDDDLGVGRVDSAVALAAAATDAHLFVIDPVSAVPDGVGAVLRFPMPR
- a CDS encoding peptidoglycan recognition protein family protein codes for the protein MPTRREMLTAALSVGAWMVVGSPGAAFAAAPVTAAPIGGAPDAQTSGTGLEPDSDAVIRPEAFDHVGVLFPADAGTRIDESGRTTIGRVRFETNGRLGPWQALRPSAEAPDHVPASASDLVLAPSGATGFQVEIDDGVGPFEPVAVLAGPAAADTSAPRLLPMPGATLQAISRAGWGADESLRTWPATFNPVQCLTVHHSAIELEADRTASVRAIYRFHAVDRAWGDLGYHLLIDPEGQVYEGRFSGSDTMPVFDGIPSVGAARSVLAGHVGSHNAGNIGVCLLGDFTVEPPAEAAVDALVETLAALCLLCGLDPTGTTHYASPTGDASRTVPTISGHRDWSVTQCPGDVFAPTLDEIRTRVAALVG